The Rhizobium sp. WSM4643 genome window below encodes:
- a CDS encoding IS5 family transposase: MGWTDFTRRQYARRAMRYASDLTDREWGLISPCLPEPRRLGRPRSTDLREVVNALLYIATTGCQWRMMPKDFPPFTTVQSYFYEWRATGLWGRINHHLVMEARELEGREASPSAGVIDSQSVKTTESGGISGYDAGKKIKGRKRHIVVDTLGLMVGLVVHSADIQDRDGAPAVLKTILKRWPWLRHIFADGGYAGPKLKGALQKIAKFTLQIVKRTDKAKGFEVLPRRWVVERTFAWLGRCRRLAKDWEKSLASAEAWITIAHIRVLTRRLARYGYR, encoded by the coding sequence ATGGGCTGGACTGATTTCACCCGTCGGCAATATGCCCGACGCGCAATGCGGTATGCAAGCGATCTGACGGACCGGGAATGGGGATTGATCTCGCCTTGCCTGCCTGAACCGAGGCGGTTGGGCAGGCCGCGCAGTACCGATCTTCGCGAGGTGGTGAATGCGTTGCTTTACATCGCCACGACGGGGTGCCAATGGCGGATGATGCCCAAGGATTTTCCGCCTTTTACAACTGTGCAGTCCTATTTCTACGAATGGCGAGCGACAGGGTTATGGGGTCGGATCAACCATCATCTTGTGATGGAGGCGCGTGAACTGGAAGGCCGGGAAGCCTCGCCGTCTGCGGGCGTGATCGACAGTCAAAGCGTAAAAACCACGGAAAGCGGCGGCATTTCGGGCTATGACGCGGGCAAGAAGATTAAGGGACGCAAGCGTCATATCGTCGTCGACACGCTTGGACTGATGGTCGGCCTCGTGGTTCACAGCGCCGATATTCAGGATCGCGATGGTGCACCTGCCGTCCTCAAAACCATTCTCAAGCGCTGGCCGTGGCTGAGACATATCTTCGCCGACGGTGGTTATGCCGGACCGAAGCTGAAGGGCGCACTGCAAAAGATCGCAAAGTTCACTCTCCAGATCGTCAAGCGGACCGACAAGGCAAAAGGCTTCGAGGTTCTGCCGCGTCGCTGGGTCGTGGAGCGCACCTTCGCGTGGCTTGGCAGATGCCGACGCTTGGCCAAGGATTGGGAAAAGTCCCTCGCTTCAGCCGAAGCATGGATCACTATTGCCCACATCCGCGTCCTGACACGACGCTTGGCAAGATACGGATATCGTTGA
- a CDS encoding zinc-ribbon domain-containing protein, giving the protein MTHAVRRDKSPEELRLIAEGECDEKVKQRLLAIAFVLEGESRREAAARVGMSRPVLAEWVVRYNSGSVTALRDKPKPSRPRGDLLVEVFPDMAPWFAEENDVSFDSLPRKSNIARLWKCRRCAQAGKTTIYLRKVSDQVKTWESGGGCGGCKPAAISEAHLARAVARSSSLDVTHPELIIEYHSDNRLAIHQLTAGSKQNVKWLCPKCTHVWNATPYTRTNLGCGCRKCSTTFSRIEARFHAEVAARFADAASQFTDEGRLPEIDIFIPSLNLGIEVDGFRHKHRYEQDRRKNTVLAEAGIDLIRVRQDVLEPIEPCFTIDFGLDELVIFSKFQEWVFANVTKLRDFAGDWLSKGAFRAEDHYERLCASASYPPEGGSVSDHYPWVYDVWNPENRLGPDAFHVKSHRVVKWICAANPDHLYEASIADRMRSGRMGCPFCRGPRLTYERSLAAKKPSVAAQWDETKNVKPASDVAASSDGTAWFLCKEGHSYEARIASTKEEADNCTVCRAEKRKSKSLASQFPILLCDWERGKNEAIGLDPEITSAVSQSEAHWKCYKCDHEWQAEVQSRTRAKTRCPNLSCRHSHWTDKPARAGPNTPNRSKRQ; this is encoded by the coding sequence GTGACGCATGCCGTGAGAAGGGACAAGAGCCCGGAAGAGCTTCGCCTGATCGCTGAAGGTGAATGCGATGAAAAAGTAAAGCAGCGCCTTCTCGCGATCGCTTTTGTCCTCGAGGGAGAATCGAGACGAGAAGCGGCTGCGCGCGTGGGAATGTCGCGCCCGGTTCTCGCTGAATGGGTTGTACGCTATAATTCCGGATCGGTTACGGCACTCCGGGACAAGCCTAAGCCCAGCCGCCCGAGAGGCGACCTTTTGGTTGAAGTCTTTCCCGACATGGCGCCTTGGTTTGCCGAAGAGAATGATGTGAGCTTTGACAGCTTACCGCGAAAGTCCAACATTGCTCGGCTATGGAAGTGCCGCAGGTGCGCACAAGCGGGCAAGACGACCATTTACCTTCGGAAAGTGTCTGACCAAGTTAAAACTTGGGAATCGGGAGGCGGATGCGGCGGATGTAAACCGGCCGCTATATCGGAAGCCCATCTCGCACGAGCGGTGGCTCGTTCTTCATCACTCGACGTCACCCATCCAGAGCTAATCATCGAGTACCACTCTGACAATCGGTTGGCGATTCACCAGCTGACGGCCGGGTCAAAGCAGAATGTCAAATGGTTATGCCCGAAATGCACCCACGTTTGGAATGCGACACCCTATACCCGAACCAATCTGGGGTGCGGTTGCCGAAAATGCTCGACGACGTTTTCCAGGATTGAGGCTCGCTTTCATGCCGAAGTCGCCGCTCGATTTGCCGATGCCGCGTCGCAGTTTACGGATGAGGGCAGGTTACCGGAAATCGACATATTTATCCCTAGTCTGAATCTGGGAATCGAGGTTGACGGGTTCAGACACAAGCACCGCTACGAGCAGGATCGACGAAAGAATACCGTCCTCGCCGAAGCTGGGATCGATTTGATCCGCGTGCGGCAGGACGTTCTTGAGCCGATCGAACCTTGCTTCACAATCGATTTTGGTTTGGACGAACTTGTCATTTTCTCAAAGTTTCAAGAATGGGTGTTCGCGAATGTCACAAAGTTACGTGATTTTGCCGGAGACTGGCTTTCTAAAGGGGCGTTTCGTGCCGAGGATCATTATGAACGCCTATGCGCTTCAGCGTCCTATCCTCCCGAAGGCGGGTCTGTGAGCGATCACTATCCATGGGTCTACGATGTATGGAACCCTGAAAATCGCCTTGGTCCCGATGCCTTTCACGTGAAGTCGCACCGCGTGGTTAAATGGATATGCGCCGCAAATCCGGATCACTTGTACGAAGCTAGCATCGCCGACAGGATGAGAAGCGGACGGATGGGGTGCCCCTTTTGCAGGGGGCCCCGGTTGACGTATGAGCGATCGCTGGCGGCGAAAAAGCCCTCGGTCGCCGCTCAATGGGACGAAACAAAGAACGTCAAGCCTGCGTCAGACGTCGCCGCCAGTAGCGATGGGACCGCATGGTTCCTCTGCAAGGAAGGGCATTCATACGAAGCTAGAATTGCAAGCACAAAAGAAGAAGCTGACAACTGCACTGTTTGTCGGGCCGAGAAGAGAAAAAGTAAGTCGCTGGCCAGCCAGTTCCCTATCTTACTTTGCGATTGGGAGCGCGGGAAAAATGAAGCTATCGGTCTCGATCCAGAGATTACCAGTGCCGTAAGTCAATCAGAGGCTCACTGGAAATGCTATAAATGCGATCACGAATGGCAGGCGGAGGTCCAGTCGCGGACGAGAGCGAAAACGAGATGCCCCAACCTGTCATGTCGGCATTCTCACTGGACCGATAAACCGGCACGCGCCGGACCCAACACACCCAACCGATCGAAACGCCAATGA
- a CDS encoding AAA family ATPase, whose amino-acid sequence MLDSGKTYKALLAAAREHRLLTFDDLALANEVDRKTTRGQLRKHLGKLAKIGHGLGWPLLSSIVVEQKDLQSGDLAGSALKEFLTVATATGADVGDPSDFLTREREKVFRWAATAPAEPDLENMTGPRFVEYFGPVLDALRNLGGSGTPEQVTEWIRANVDIPANEWNAKTKGGNPQVQDKINWARFYLLKAGLIGSSKRGVWSLTEEGKETVLSYEQALLLFREIKRRFQIAREDEDAIPEDATSDPFDEPARRFWFVGASWDDGGDQCDRFVRDGIWENGYEDRYLDDVRKMRKGDLIAIKSTFTRKLGLPFDNKGNAVSCMRIKAIGTITANPGNGRTIEVSWHKLSPPRDWFFYTYRTTVLEADRDDDLARRLILFTFAGEPQDYRYWTTEVPYFAKKYGEPDVPVPADGLYEDLPETEREVANPSYTIENIVRDGCFIPDVLIYRLLERVRSKKNVVIQGPPGTGKTWLAKRLAYALIGSSDPKLTRQRLRIIQFHPSYSYEDFVCGWRPTGNGTLALLDGVFLQIVEAAKAQPDRPFVLVIEEINRGNPAQIFGEVLTLLEVSKRNRDDAMELAYHTEKHEKVYVPKNVHVIGTMNIADRSLALVDLALRRRFAFVDLEPQFNEHWRRWCVERCGFPIEAIDLMRARIAALNEEIEGDRALGSQFRIGHSYLTPAADMPVSDPVEWFRDVVRTEIVPLLEEYWFDAPEKASAAARNLLAG is encoded by the coding sequence ATGCTTGATTCCGGAAAGACCTACAAAGCCTTACTGGCTGCCGCAAGAGAGCACCGCCTACTTACCTTCGACGACCTGGCACTCGCGAACGAGGTCGATCGGAAAACAACCCGCGGTCAACTCAGGAAACATCTCGGTAAGCTAGCAAAGATCGGCCATGGACTCGGCTGGCCGCTTTTGTCATCAATCGTGGTGGAACAAAAAGATCTACAGTCCGGCGACTTAGCAGGAAGTGCGCTCAAAGAGTTTCTCACGGTCGCCACAGCCACCGGAGCCGACGTCGGTGATCCGTCCGATTTTCTCACCAGAGAGCGCGAGAAGGTGTTTCGTTGGGCAGCGACGGCTCCTGCGGAACCGGATTTGGAAAATATGACCGGGCCTCGTTTCGTCGAGTACTTCGGACCGGTCCTGGACGCACTGCGAAATCTCGGTGGATCCGGCACCCCCGAGCAGGTCACTGAGTGGATCAGGGCGAACGTAGACATCCCCGCAAACGAATGGAATGCCAAAACAAAAGGCGGAAATCCTCAGGTTCAGGACAAGATCAACTGGGCTCGCTTTTATCTCCTCAAGGCCGGGCTCATAGGTTCGTCGAAGCGCGGCGTCTGGTCGCTCACCGAAGAGGGCAAAGAGACCGTTCTTTCTTACGAGCAGGCGCTCCTTCTTTTTCGGGAGATCAAGCGCCGGTTTCAGATCGCACGAGAGGACGAGGACGCCATTCCGGAAGATGCCACGTCCGATCCGTTCGACGAGCCGGCACGCCGCTTCTGGTTCGTCGGCGCGTCGTGGGACGACGGCGGCGATCAGTGCGATCGGTTCGTTCGTGACGGTATTTGGGAAAACGGCTACGAGGACCGTTACCTCGACGACGTCAGAAAAATGCGCAAGGGCGACCTCATCGCCATCAAGTCGACGTTCACGAGAAAGCTCGGTCTTCCCTTCGACAACAAGGGAAACGCCGTCTCCTGCATGCGGATCAAAGCGATTGGCACCATCACCGCGAATCCCGGGAACGGACGAACCATTGAGGTCAGTTGGCATAAACTCAGCCCGCCGCGAGATTGGTTCTTCTATACATATCGGACCACCGTGCTCGAAGCAGATCGCGACGACGACCTCGCGCGCCGCCTGATACTCTTCACCTTCGCGGGCGAGCCACAGGACTATCGCTATTGGACCACTGAAGTTCCCTATTTTGCAAAAAAGTACGGCGAACCCGACGTCCCCGTGCCGGCAGACGGGCTGTACGAGGATTTGCCAGAGACCGAACGCGAGGTCGCCAATCCGTCCTACACGATCGAGAACATCGTCCGTGACGGATGCTTCATCCCGGACGTCCTCATTTATCGGCTGCTCGAACGCGTTAGATCGAAGAAGAATGTGGTAATACAGGGACCACCTGGAACGGGAAAGACATGGCTCGCCAAACGGCTCGCTTATGCGCTCATCGGATCCAGTGACCCGAAGCTAACCAGGCAGCGTCTACGAATAATTCAATTCCATCCATCCTATTCTTACGAGGATTTCGTATGCGGATGGCGGCCGACAGGCAACGGCACTCTTGCGCTTCTGGATGGAGTCTTCCTCCAGATCGTCGAGGCGGCGAAGGCGCAACCCGATCGTCCGTTCGTCCTAGTGATCGAAGAGATAAATCGCGGCAACCCGGCCCAGATCTTCGGCGAGGTCTTGACCCTTCTCGAAGTTTCGAAGCGGAATCGTGACGATGCCATGGAGCTCGCCTATCACACGGAGAAGCACGAAAAGGTCTACGTCCCCAAGAACGTCCACGTCATCGGTACGATGAATATCGCCGACCGATCGCTAGCCCTCGTCGACCTGGCACTCAGGCGACGCTTCGCTTTCGTGGACCTCGAACCCCAATTCAACGAGCATTGGAGGCGATGGTGCGTAGAACGGTGTGGTTTCCCGATCGAAGCCATTGATCTGATGCGTGCAAGGATCGCCGCCCTCAACGAAGAGATCGAAGGCGACCGTGCTCTCGGCTCTCAGTTCCGAATCGGCCACAGCTACTTGACGCCCGCGGCCGATATGCCCGTGAGCGATCCCGTGGAATGGTTTCGGGACGTGGTGAGAACGGAGATAGTTCCACTGCTTGAGGAATATTGGTTCGATGCACCGGAAAAAGCATCTGCGGCTGCCCGTAACCTCTTGGCCGGGTAA
- the mcrC gene encoding 5-methylcytosine-specific restriction endonuclease system specificity protein McrC — protein sequence MGTPATIRTIGSIPVRNIWLLFLYASNLAQFFGRHSVQVESSPDFEDLVARLLCFAVELRLRRNLSRGYRRIEAVLPRVRGRIDLLQTHARGLLERGAVACRLDEFTFDIARNRLARAALGRLAKSLDDRELAGRCRRLEGDLLRLGVAGPTPSRHEIAADRVGRHDHDDLLMISLSRIVFDLVLPTEDEGGTVVTDVEKKAILVRRLFEKAVGNFCRSELSPLGWRVRQAKRLDWQFDDASDRIHSIFPAMEVDIELERASERLIVDTKFTSVFARSQYREEVLKSAHIYQLYAYLRSQERSDDPLSLTSAGMLLYPTVGVELDQTATIQGHTIRFVTVDLTVPALQIVERLRSILVGRGRE from the coding sequence ATGGGAACGCCTGCGACGATACGCACCATAGGGTCGATTCCTGTCCGCAACATCTGGCTTCTGTTCCTCTACGCATCCAACCTCGCGCAGTTCTTCGGTCGACATTCGGTCCAAGTGGAATCCTCTCCGGATTTCGAGGACCTCGTCGCGCGCCTGCTGTGCTTCGCGGTCGAATTGCGACTTCGGCGCAACCTCAGTCGTGGTTATCGGCGGATCGAAGCGGTGCTTCCGCGCGTACGAGGCAGAATCGATTTGCTTCAAACCCATGCCCGCGGCCTCCTGGAGCGTGGTGCCGTCGCATGCCGCCTGGATGAATTCACATTCGACATTGCCCGCAATCGTCTCGCGCGAGCCGCTCTCGGCCGGCTAGCGAAAAGCCTGGACGATCGAGAACTTGCCGGCCGTTGCCGGCGCCTCGAAGGCGACCTGCTGCGGCTCGGTGTCGCGGGCCCCACGCCTTCACGACATGAAATCGCCGCCGACCGCGTCGGACGGCATGATCATGACGACCTGCTAATGATCAGCCTCTCGCGCATCGTCTTCGATCTGGTTCTTCCGACCGAGGACGAAGGAGGGACGGTCGTGACAGACGTGGAGAAGAAAGCGATCCTCGTCAGGCGCCTTTTCGAGAAGGCGGTGGGAAATTTCTGTCGCTCCGAACTTTCTCCGCTGGGTTGGCGGGTCAGGCAAGCGAAGCGATTGGATTGGCAATTCGATGATGCCAGCGATAGGATCCACTCGATTTTTCCGGCGATGGAAGTCGACATTGAGCTGGAAAGAGCATCGGAACGCTTGATCGTCGACACCAAGTTCACGTCTGTCTTTGCTCGCTCGCAATATCGGGAAGAGGTCCTGAAGAGTGCCCATATCTATCAACTCTATGCCTATCTTAGAAGCCAGGAACGATCGGACGACCCACTGTCGCTCACGTCCGCCGGAATGTTACTCTATCCCACGGTCGGCGTAGAACTCGACCAGACCGCAACCATCCAAGGTCATACGATTCGGTTCGTCACCGTAGATTTGACCGTTCCTGCGCTCCAGATCGTCGAAAGACTCCGCTCGATCCTGGTAGGTAGGGGACGTGAATAG